The DNA sequence CTATGGTTGAAAGTGCAAATCCACTTTGGTTGCATAGGAGTTATTACTAAATAAAGTGCGGCCAAAGGGAGCATGCCAATCGGGGCAACTACTTATTGTAGTCAGTCCTCCAAGTTGACTCTGCGCTGTGATCAACAAACCGATAATGGAATAAAGTCTCGTGGGATTGACGTGGGTGGTCCTCTGTACTTTCACACGTCAAGTGTTTGTTAATTTCTTAGTTCCGCGTTGTCATTGATAACTTGATTATCACCTCACGAATGGAATAAAGCCTCATGGAATTGgcaacccttgcctagatctaggaGGGTTTTTGGCAAGAGCTCATCCTCGCCGAGGCACTGACGACGGTCCGGCcgattttttctctcctttttgttttagtttttttttagaaataaaaaaggaaaaaaaattcaaaataaaataatgaaaatgcccttaactaGCTAGTGAAGTtacggcctttttttttttagactgaCTTGATcatttcaagcttttatttgaaaaaacgaaggcagttcaagctcttatttgagaaaatgaggacatttcaaatccttatttggaattttttctatcAAAAGAGATCCtagtattttcttctttttatccgTCCCTTCGTGCTAGAGAGGGTCCCTTGTGCAAGAGGAGTAATGTCGGGtcctcaaggaaaaaaaatataaatttggaGCAATTTGCGTGACGAATTCAATACCTTTTACTTCAAGTTCCTAGACTTTGTctaatatttatttgtttattcatttggTCAAAAGTCTTATATTTATTGGaaggccatttttttttaaagaccaCATCATCCAGTGCGTCATTGTCATTATCATTTACATAAATGCGGTGGGAGCAACTTTAGATCGATCTTGAGCTAGGTCAAAACAGAGTTTGATGACCACGAATGTGTTGTGCCTAATCTAATCTtgtcaaaaggaaaagggacAAAAGTCCATTGAAGAGAAGTTGTGGGACTTCATTCATGGCCAAGAGAGACGCGGACGAAGGTggccaagaaagagagaagagcaGGGGACGCAAATCACGAGGGACGTTCGTTGGTTGAGATTTTCGTCTGTTTCTTTTTGGACGAGAATAATGATTGATTCATCGATTGCAATGGTTGGCCCAACAAGCTCAAGCCCACATCTTCTATAGCCTAACCCAGACCATGTCTCTAAAAAGCCCAGGCCCAATTATTTCACTTCCTCTTCGACGGTTGAAGCATTGAAGCCAGCGAAGAAAACAGTGAAGAAGCGAGAAGTGCTCGCCCGCGAATAGgagaaaaggaaggagaggagggaTAGAAATCTTCGCTTGTATTCCATACGGATATCTGGACAAGCCGAATCAATTTCGAATTGCAACGTTTGGTAAGTATTCAAGGACATTATTCATCTAACTAGAGTACTTTGCTCGTAAATCCGAAGTTATGTCAATTTTAAACCGTGAGGTTTGATTATCTCAATCTTTTGATATAGATAGAGCATTGTAAAATTGTGGGGTTTGATGAAAATCCATTTCGAGATACCATTTGATTGGAatgaatttctgaaattttgcttGCTATTTATGTGTAATGGAGAAAGATGAACGCTTGTCATAAACGAGTTTTATCTTTATCGCTCAAGAGTCATTTTATCAATGATTAAGCGTACTTAGTCTATTTGTTCGTTATTATAGTATATTACTCGAAGTTTGATATCGTTTTTCGATTTATTGATAGGAATACATAGTTTTCAACTTTTCTAGGTGAGTGGTATTATTTCTTctataaatttacaaattcataTCTTGAAAGTGGTAGAGGTTTAATATAGTAGGAGTTAAGAAAGAGAATGTTTCTTGCATAAATTGGATCGATCTTTTATTACCTTTTTAGTCGGTTGACAAGACATTATTTGTAATAGTTTGAAATGCTCATTTGTGAACGTCTTGATTAAATGCTTTGCGAAAGGAATTGCCAAAAGTTACATAAATTGATTTGTGAAATGCTTTACAAAATGCATTCGATTTTATACAAAACGGTTTGTAAAACCAGTTTATGAGATGACTACTTGTTTCGGTTGTGAGTTATTGGATATCAAGGTTGATGGATTATACTCATGTTGCTATGATTAGAACCCATGAGAGGGTAGGTATGCATACTATTATCGAGACGTCCTTCAAGGTCAAACCATCGGCTGATAGAGTTGAAGATCTAGCCGACAAGGTAAACTTGCATGAGCGTTAAGCGTGACCATAATTAGATGTCAAGTATTAGATTAGTTGATGGAATGGACTATTGACGTTTGACTTGATTGAGATTGATGAATGAAATAGATCATTAATGGTTGATTTGTTATTGTGAATTGATTATTGGTTGGCTTATGCATAAAAAATTTTGTTGGAAAGATATCAtatgttttttatgttttacgTATATCACATACTAAATTTGGGATTGATGAGTTATGATATAAATTTATAAAGATGCATAGTGAATTTTTTATCCGCTTAGAAGAAATATCTTGCTCAATGAGCTGTGAATGCTCGTTCCGTTTATCTTACTTGCTTTTCGGGTTCTTCAGCAAGTTACAATTAGGACAAGAGCATTAGAATGACATTTTGATATTGGCGATTTTTGGGTATAAGTTGCATATGGCTATGATGAGCTTCTAAGTTAATTGTTTGTTGGATTGGTGTATATATCTTTTTTCATAGATTACAAACACTGTGATATTGCGACGACATGAGTTTTCAACAAATACATATCGATGCATATATTTCGATATCAGATTGAATGATGATTATATTTGAGATTGCATCTTTTGGATGAAAGGATGGTCATGTTATTACCCATGCTCTTATAGAGTTAGTGGAGTGAGATTGATAACGTGACAAAGCAAAAGTCAACAAGAAATTATCACACGTATTTGAAAAAAACGATATTCCTCAAactattggaaaaattaaatgtttcttcattctttttggtGTTGTAGCAGGCACCTCCCTAAGAATTTAACTTATCGTCACAATAAGGCCTACTTATTATTTCAGGTGAAATTTGAAGCATATGAAATTACATGAGCAAAATCAAGTTCAAAAAGTAAGCTCTTTCGCGGTATACATGGGTCCAAATTTCTTAAAAGGGTTTAATATCACAAATATCCTCAAACCGGTAcgcatgtaacaaatttattccaaactaatttttgaccataaaaaacctcaaaccggtatacttgtgataaatttacgccaaactaattttttgaccaccaaaaatcttaaatcggcacatctatgacaaatttaccctccatttaattttcgttaaattgagttaatatcacaaaaaattccaaacatgcatatttgtgacaaacgaagagtaaaaatttctaaactagtACAACCGTTAATTGTCATATGTCATTTAGCttaacaatttgatagtaaaatttaacggaaactaacgaagggtaaattagTCACAAATGTACTgctttgggatttttggtgataaaaaaaattaatttggggtaaatttatcacaagtgtatcggtttgtcGTTTTTCGTGTTATTAACCAACCTTTCTtgaaaagcaccaacttttagtcaAATCCAAATTCTGGCCCAACTCAAACCCCATGCCATGCCCGAGTCCTTGATGCCCGAGGTCAAGTCCATCAAGATAGGGTCCAAGTCCATGGAGGTCGGGCTCGGGATCCCAATGCCCGTGCTTAAGTCCGTGGCTTCCAAGCCTAGCATGGGACTGCTATGCCCGTGCATGAGTTCTCGGCGCTTGAGCCTGGGTCCATCGAGATAGGGTCCAAGTCCATGGAGGTTAGGCCTAGAACCCCGCTTTCATGCCTAAGTCCTCGGCAACTTCCCTCGAATCCATCTAGGCTAGGTCCGGGACCTCTTTGCTCGTACTCGGATCATCGACATTCGAACGTGGGTTTACTGAGGTTGGTCCCGGGTCCATCGAGCCCGAGCGTGGAACACTCTCGGGGACTCGGGCTTAGCCTTGATCAATCTGGGCCCAGCCTCAATTGACCAAGCTTAGTCTCCATGACCGAGGCCCAGGCGCTGGTAATCCGAGCACGGCCATGGAGCTTTTGGGCCCCGGCGTCTGTGGACTCGAACATTCAGCTAAATCGTACCCTGTTGGACACTGGTTGATATCTTTACTATAAAATGTATGAAAGAGACATCAGAAGTTAATTGATTACATGAAAGGAGACATTATGTACGATGCTTAGAATTTCAGCAAGAAAGTGCGAATTTCCATGGGACCGAGCTCCACAACGAGATCCGGCACATTGACAGGGCCGCCTCTTAAGGGCATAGGTTCTGCCGCGACTTCCCCTTCAACTTTCCATGTCATACGCTtcatttcagatttttcttgattcGCAGACAGGctcatttcttttacttcttttatcTGAACTCAAGGTCATACATATCAATGATCAGATTATGTCAAACAGTATGAGAAACTACTTCATGGCCGGCAGATACTAAGAACTGTTAAAAGCTTTACGTACCGTCTTTCCGGCAAACATCTTCTTCAGCTCGACTTTAGCCAAGTTTGAATATTCGGCATCTTCACCGGGCTAGATTTGTTCACAACAAGAAAGATTGAAATGAATACTCCGTTCTGTGGTATCTATCAATCACCTCTCTTTGATTGAAATTGGACCAAATGATTAATGAGTGTGTCGAATCCATGTAAAGTGTGGTAGTGACTGAATAGCCTAAAAGAGTCGGTTTAGTCCATCCATGAGGCGATGCCTCCATAGTTGGACTACAGTCCCTTGCGGGTTTGCGAAGCTTCACAGTTCTGTTGATTCTAGATCTCACATTATGTCATAGACCGAAACATCGCATTCGAATGAAACAGGTTGACGAAGCTCCATCTTTTTTGGGTTAAATGGGTAAATGAAGAACTTTTCTCACCTCATAAAGATGAGCAAGACGTAGAAGTGCACTTCCATCATTCAACTCCTGCAAACAGAAAGGTCAATAAATCtcaaagagagagggggaggggagtATTTGAGACAAATCCGAATAACCTGCAGTGTGATCAGAGCAACATTTCGAGGTAAACTGTAACTCGAATCCATAGTAGTCGCAACGGTAACATGAGAAGCTGTCCAGTCCTCCATCTTCTGCAGGGTCATTATCTTTTGCTCAGGTAAAGGCTTAAGCATAGACAACAAAAAGCTAATGCATTAAATCCATACCTCATGTGCAAAAGCCAAAACTGAAGGCGAGTACACTTCTTGGCCAGTAGTCCGTCGCCAGCGAGCTCCCGTCCCTGGTTTGTTGATGCCTATGTAGTAGTGTCCTCGTACCTGTATATACAACATCACTTGGAAAAACGAATGAGGAGAAACAATTGGTCGTCCACAGAAAACTTCTGGCGATGTGACGCACCGTTAGTCCTTTGCACGTACTATTATTTGCAATGCACACCATCTCGTCGAGAGGTTCCGCCACTCCTCTGCTGTCATCTTTAAGTATTCGCCTGGTGCATGAAGCAAGAGAAGGTAAAAGATTCCTGACGCGAAGAAAGGAAGGAATCGTACGGGGCCGAGCATGGAAAGGTTGTGCCGAACCTGTGAAGCATCAACTCTATTTGCCCATCTTTGATACTTGCTCCTCCAGTGGCACGATCCACTAAGACCGAGAGTTCGGTTTTGTTGTCCGTGGTGAAAATCCCGAGATTAATCTGAGGGCATAGCAGAGGAGAGGATCCTTTTTAGGGGAAAACTATATTCATAAGTCCGTTCTATAGGTTGATGAAGTTTCATCtattcaaggaccacattaccACTCACAATCATTTACTAAATCATTGAATTAAAGAACTTACTGGATAGTAATTTGCTGCAACAGGATCTGTAACAATGAGGTGCCAATCTGGTCTATAATCTCGCACCTGCACGAACCATAGAAAGCTTTTCCGTGTCAGACAAGGACAATTGAGCAAGATTGCTGTTGTATGAACTAACTCACTGACTGGAAGAGAATAATATGTTGCCCATCATTTCCCTGAAGATGTAATTTAGCTAATAAAGTGAACCAACTTTTCTTTAGacagcttttgaaatttgaaatactCAAAGAACATCACAAGTTTTAAAACAATAGCAGTAGCATAGATGCTTAGTGGCGTGTGTTCGGATACAATAATAAGTCTAGCAGCATTGCACTCCATTTGCTAGTACCAACAGTCAATTTATATGTTGAGATGTCGATAATTTCAAGAGATAAGCAATGGCGGCATCTGAAAAACATATAGGTTTTAGAGTTTACCCGTTTTATGAAATCCCTTCCATTAGAATCGGTGTAGAAGGTCTTCTTTGTGACCATATTTGCCGTCATTTGTGTTATCACCTCCTTCCCAACTCCATCATCTGTTGGAATTGGTCCAATCTTCAAAGTTCAAAGCAAGAAGCCTTAGGAGGATTTCTTAGAGACTGAAGAGGCTAAATCTTTACTCGTAGACATTTGTCACCATAAATTGATTGACTTTGCATGCAAGCCATTGAAAATCCAATCAACTGTTTTGTTGCTAGATTTACTGACTCTGTCATATGTTGAAGATTATagttacaaaagaagcaaaagtaGGGAAGAGCAACTAACTGTGAATTCGACATCAGCTTGCTCTTTGTCCTTGTACAATCTCGTGACCTGATGGagtaaaaacttaaaattagaTCTCCGAGAATTCAACATCAGCGTGCTAAGCACGATGCTTCAGTTGAACTCTGTGGAAATATCAACATTCTGGACATTTTGGGGTCCTTCAAGTATCTCGAGTTCTGTACCCCATGATATACTAAAACTCATAGGttcttgaaagaaaatagacaaacagCTAAGTAAATCATTGGGAAAAGCAAGAATGATCTTCGTCTGGACTTAATTTATCAAACAAAAGACCTGGTAGATCCATGAACTGAACTGTTGATGCACTTCATCGACTAGTGGTCCCCGAACAACCTTCAGCGGCACCTGTGAGAGTTGAAATAGGTCATGAACTTTTATGTGTCCAATCTTGTTGTTACAAGATATTTATTATATGACGTCACCAaatcgatattttttttttttacattccaCAAGCTAGTTAGAGCATTCAGAGCTGAGTAATGACAGGCTGCTTACTTTTCTTGAAACAATAGTTGGACGAGCCCCATCTGGACGGAATATGTACGCACCCGAAGCCTGCAATAAAGGAACTCTGCTGAGCACTTGCACTTATCTGTCTTCCATTCCTTGGTTTGTGCTGTGAGTAGGTCAAGATACCGATCTGCATTGGGTCACAAATCAAGCACAGAAGGAGTTACCTGAGGATTATCTTTATCGCCGATACTTGAGGCATAGTAGAGATAGCTTTGCTGCACTGGTACATTGACCTGGTACATTTGTGTCAGTCAACTAAAGATGCTATGCAGTGAATTTGGCATAGCCTCACGGGAGCATATAAGAAACCCTTGTGAATGCTCTGGATGGTAATCCAATAATTTAAGTAACGGAAGGACAAGTAAGTGTTATAATGTAGGAACATTGAATTCTTGTGAAATCCTGACGAATAGCTAATGTCATTGTACTAATCGAAACATCTAAAATTTAGGAGTTCTCATTGTTGTTTCGCTTTATGCTACTGTAAAGGTAAGCTTCCTATTTACTGACAAGTTCTTACATGACCCTTCAAACTAGAATTACACATTCGTCTTCAGTCCTAAGAGGACAAATAGGTGCTGCAAACTTTGAAATACGAGACATTAGTAAAGTAGGTTAAGACGACAAAACATGAGACCCAATCCAAGAAGCAAACAAAGAGGCAGAGTATGGAGATGAGATAGTGCTCTAAACAGTAAAGATTGATTCATCTGAGCCTCAGTGAAAAATGATATGACAGGTACATCAATCAATTAAGCATGCAAAATTATTATTTGGAAGCTAGAAAGCTGAAGCAGCAAAATTGCATTCCAGAACTCATTTCATCGTATTAACTTGTTTGGATTCCATGTGTTTGTCAATGAACAACACAAGCAGTGTGCATATAGTTATTGGGGTTCAAGAGAAACTGATGAGCTACATGTTCATAATCATTCTTTTCGCGGTACACAAAATAGCCCTTTCCTTAAAGCCAGTTATTTCAGCTTGTACAAAATCTTCATAAAGATCAAGTTTTTTCCGGCAAAAAAGTTGCGAATAGATTCTGGTCCAAAGAACTTTGAAGAAGTGAATGACTGATAACTTGAGTGGATCCATCCATGCATAGTGAAATGGTAACATAATAGTGAACAAGCTTTTGGAAGAAAATCTCATTGCTAAACAACAATCGATAAATTTCACTAGGCTCACCCCCGTTTTAGAGTTGAACATCCGGACAAGTTGCCCGGAGGTTGAGGAAAATAGCATCTTTAAATCGCCTGGTCCAACTTCTATTGTATCATTATATGGATTGGCCAGTGTAGAAAGAACAGTCGTTTTTCTTTCCCCTGCATCATTTTGAATCCCCAGATCAGGAAAAGAGATTTAAACGAGCCTGCATGGCTTTCTAATACTAATGAAGCTGTGTCGACTTAATTGTGCTGATCGATTTTACGGCCCCAGACACATGCACTTTGAATGGATTCTAAAATAGTTCTGGAGCATGTATAGGCTCGTCTCCACTCCTTCAAGATGCATTTACCCTCATCCTGATTAATATGGGCttgatatttgtttggtcataTGTTCTACTTCTCATTCGTGAAATCTACTCTAGCAAGCCACGGCAGATGATATAATATCAATCTCAGAGGCTTTAACAATTGTTGTCGAGAAACAAGTAGATAAATACCAACCTTCTGTAGCTGCTTTAGAAATGAAGTATGTGTTCCAACCCAATGGCAGTattgaaacttgaaatagaAGCCAGTACTTTGGGACTTGCTTTGGCAACGATCCCAAGTAGGCTTTCACATAGAAGTTCCTCAAGTTGATTGTAACATAGTCCATATCAACAAATTGGGCTTCAATGGTATTTCCAGAAGAGTCACGGACGACTAAATTTGAATCAGTAACCTGGTAGACATTGTCATTGCCAAATTATATTGAAATGCACTTATCAATCTCTTGATGCATAAACAATTGGCACAACAGGAAAGAAGTATGTACTCACGGGAATCCTTATAATATCAGTTCGATTCCATCCAAGCGGATTATATGCTACCACAACCTGGTAAAGAAAATTTCTATTAGACCATACAAATTTCTGTAAGGAATTTACAGCTTAAAACCAGAAAAGTTACCAGACTCTTTCCATCCGGAATATCTTCCTCTGTTGCTGGGCAGAAACTTATATTGAGTAATTGGCACTGTCAAAAAGTGACGTAAACAAGAGATGAATATAGGTCATCTTGAGTAAGTGAAATAGTTAGTATTCAGACAAAACTTAAGTCCCAATGAACTCACTTGCTCATATTACAGTTTGAAGAACGTTTGCAAAGCCTTTTGGTTGGAAACTAAGGGGATTAAATTCAGACTTACCTGGCCAAAATTTAAAGCAGGTGATGAGCATTGACCTCCTGGTTTCTTACTAACTAGGCACGAGATAGCATTATCAATGACAGCTTCTGCCTGACCAATTTGAGAACAAAGAGcattttgaaataaattgagagtGCAGAACAAAAAAGCCCGAAGGGCAAATTCAATGGGACTTGAGTATCAGACCTGAGAAGCTCCGATAGCTAGGCGCTTTTCATAATCATTAGTCGTGTGCTGTTTAGCAGTACCGGTGAGAGCATCATGATGTTGCACGATTCCTAAGGCATCTCCGAGCCCGTAAGTGCTAGGACCACTGGACCTTCGCCCCACAAGAAATTCGAGTTGGCGCGCTGCCTGTATAGACAAAAGAGAGCC is a window from the Rhodamnia argentea isolate NSW1041297 chromosome 8, ASM2092103v1, whole genome shotgun sequence genome containing:
- the LOC115744733 gene encoding alpha-mannosidase — protein: MGTLVASCFVVAILQIAGLCGGVDGAYVKYNTGAGVVEGKLNVHLVPHSHDDVGWLKTIDQYYVGSNNSLQGACIENVLDSVVVALARDPNRKFVFAEMAFFDRWWLEQTPEKQEQVRKLVDAGQLEFINGGWCMHDEATTHYIDMIDQTTLGHSLIKSEFNKVPRVGWQIDPFGHSAVQAYLLAAEVGFDSLHFARIDYQDRAKRKDDKSLEVIWRGSKTFGSSSQIFTNVFPENYGPPDGFRFEVDDDFEPVQDNTLLYDYNVEKRVNDFISAAMTQANVTRTNHIMWTMGEDFTYQYAESWFKQIGKFIHYVNKDGRVNALYSTPSIYVDAKNAENVSWPLKTDDYLPYADRKDAYWTGFFTSRPALKRYVRMLSGYYLAARQLEFLVGRRSSGPSTYGLGDALGIVQHHDALTGTAKQHTTNDYEKRLAIGASQAEAVIDNAISCLVSKKPGGQCSSPALNFGQCQLLNISFCPATEEDIPDGKSLVVVAYNPLGWNRTDIIRIPVTDSNLVVRDSSGNTIEAQFVDMDYVTINLRNFYVKAYLGSLPKQVPKYWLLFQVSILPLGWNTYFISKAATEGERKTTVLSTLANPYNDTIEVGPGDLKMLFSSTSGQLVRMFNSKTGVNVPVQQSYLYYASSIGDKDNPQASGAYIFRPDGARPTIVSRKVPLKVVRGPLVDEVHQQFSSWIYQVTRLYKDKEQADVEFTIGPIPTDDGVGKEVITQMTANMVTKKTFYTDSNGRDFIKRVRDYRPDWHLIVTDPVAANYYPINLGIFTTDNKTELSVLVDRATGGASIKDGQIELMLHRRILKDDSRGVAEPLDEMVCIANNSTCKGLTVRGHYYIGINKPGTGARWRRTTGQEVYSPSVLAFAHEKMEDWTASHVTVATTMDSSYSLPRNVALITLQELNDGSALLRLAHLYEPGEDAEYSNLAKVELKKMFAGKTIKEVKEMSLSANQEKSEMKRMTWKVEGEVAAEPMPLRGGPVNVPDLVVELGPMEIRTFLLKF